One genomic window of Campylobacter curvus includes the following:
- a CDS encoding type II secretion system protein codes for MVKRRGFSLIELILSIVIVAIVSLSLPLVMKLTSQTNAKAMTQESIMNAKTYMSLILKAPFSKETVKTSNGALSPRVYEGGDIDEPTFYEKFGLNGDGRRIFYNLTRRGNIDKSSTTGNNEEYISKKSIDDFATKELTINYDKDKGIKLKRDYVVKSLYSVVIEKNKPNEVFKDASSKDIKEVVINALSYGDNRETQTNVTLQGFVANIGDSGFLITKVWR; via the coding sequence ATGGTAAAAAGACGCGGATTTTCATTGATAGAGCTCATACTCTCTATCGTCATCGTAGCTATCGTCAGCCTCAGCCTACCGCTTGTGATGAAGCTCACATCGCAAACGAACGCAAAGGCGATGACGCAAGAAAGCATCATGAACGCCAAAACCTATATGTCCTTGATCCTAAAAGCTCCTTTTAGCAAAGAGACGGTAAAGACTAGTAACGGCGCTCTGTCTCCTAGAGTTTATGAGGGTGGCGATATAGACGAGCCTACCTTTTATGAGAAATTTGGACTAAATGGCGATGGACGCAGGATATTTTATAACTTAACCAGAAGAGGCAACATCGACAAGTCGTCTACGACCGGTAACAATGAAGAATATATCTCCAAAAAAAGTATAGATGACTTTGCGACCAAAGAGCTGACGATAAACTATGACAAAGACAAGGGCATAAAGCTAAAGCGCGACTATGTCGTAAAGTCGCTATACTCGGTCGTAATAGAAAAAAACAAACCAAATGAAGTATTCAAAGACGCCTCGTCAAAGGACATAAAAGAGGTCGTCATAAACGCACTATCTTACGGCGATAATAGAGAGACTCAAACGAACGTTACCCTTCAAGGCTTTGTGGCAAACATCGGCGATAGCGGGTTTTTGATAACCAAAGTGTGGCGTTGA
- the fliW gene encoding flagellar assembly protein FliW — MTFSVKSPILGFEHIKTMELIELDKFFVKLQSKDDETSFTMINPFALRSYEFDIPSYYEELMDIKDTSQLRIYNIIVVSLPLEKSTVNFVAPIVCNMDNMTLSQVVLDVGAYPQYGQAEPIENFIQK, encoded by the coding sequence ATGACATTTAGCGTAAAAAGCCCTATATTAGGCTTTGAGCACATAAAAACGATGGAACTCATAGAGCTTGATAAATTTTTTGTAAAATTACAAAGCAAAGATGACGAAACTTCATTTACGATGATAAACCCTTTCGCACTTAGAAGCTATGAATTCGACATCCCTAGCTACTATGAGGAGCTGATGGATATAAAAGACACGAGCCAGCTTAGAATTTACAACATCATAGTCGTATCTTTGCCTCTTGAGAAATCAACGGTAAATTTTGTCGCGCCGATAGTTTGCAATATGGACAATATGACGCTGTCACAGGTGGTTTTGGATGTTGGGGCGTATCCGCAATACGGACAAGCCGAACCGATAGAAAATTTTATACAAAAATAA
- a CDS encoding outer membrane protein assembly factor BamD: protein MRKISKFIATLGFIVLIGGCAEKYTELYNLTPDEWYAQIITDIKDSDLEAADKHYTSMASEHVASPLLEQILLILAQAHVNEEEYLLANHYLDEYIKRYGDGGPKTEFAQYLKIKANFDSFSQPNRNQKLMEDSVKEIEKFLYMYPNTEFRPLIETMLIKFKLSLYYLNIQIEDLYKRTGRDVSAEIYKERVESSPLKDADLIKPDVAWYRKIFE, encoded by the coding sequence ATGCGTAAAATTTCAAAATTTATTGCGACTTTGGGCTTTATCGTTTTGATCGGCGGATGTGCTGAAAAATACACCGAACTATACAACCTCACGCCTGATGAGTGGTACGCGCAAATAATAACCGATATCAAAGACAGCGATCTTGAAGCGGCAGATAAACACTATACTTCGATGGCTAGCGAGCACGTAGCCAGTCCGCTTTTGGAGCAAATTTTGCTCATTTTGGCTCAGGCTCACGTAAATGAAGAAGAGTATCTTTTAGCCAACCACTATCTTGACGAATACATAAAAAGATACGGCGACGGCGGTCCTAAGACGGAATTTGCCCAATACCTTAAAATAAAGGCGAATTTCGACTCTTTCTCTCAGCCAAATCGCAACCAAAAACTCATGGAAGACAGCGTCAAAGAGATAGAAAAATTTCTTTACATGTATCCAAATACGGAATTTAGACCACTCATCGAAACTATGCTGATAAAATTCAAGCTCTCGCTTTACTATCTAAATATACAGATCGAGGATCTATATAAGCGCACCGGACGTGACGTATCGGCTGAAATTTACAAGGAAAGAGTCGAGTCGTCGCCTCTAAAAGATGCCGACCTCATCAAACCTGACGTGGCTTGGTATAGAAAAATATTCGAATAG
- the lon gene encoding endopeptidase La: protein MQINENKILPTEIPIIVEDELFLYPFMITPLFLSDEENLHALDLAVQRETSVLVVPSKPQQDGARDFNSIYDAGVIGTIMRRVPLPDGRVKILFQGIDKGRIVKQTGVNPLRGVVDMLHVKRPSQVKTDALIVVLREKVRELAQFSHFFPPDLLKTIEESAEATRVCDLVSSALRLKKQIAYSFFIEENLEQRLLKLIDYVIEEIEANKLQKEIKNKVHSKIDKTNKEYFLKEQLKQIQAELGGDSSREEEIEEYRKKLEAKKKFMGEDAYKEIKKQIDKLSRMHPDSADANTIQGYLDWVVEVPFENVAKKKSSIAEVSKHLNADHYSLEKPKERIEEYFALRELLELRGISEKINNGAILCFAGPPGVGKTSLANSIAKALKRELVRIALGGLEDVNELRGHRRTYIGAMPGRIVQGLIEAKQMNPVVVLDEIDKVGRSYRGDPTAVLLEILDPEQNNKFRDYYLNFNIDLSKVIFIATANDVSTIPAALRDRMEFIQLSSYTPQEKFEIAKKYLVPQELKKHGLRLSDVSINKDALELIISDYTRESGVRNLRRRIADILRKVAKNILTKKSESKVVITAKNLKEFLEKKVYEIEPADKKDQIGQVNGLAWTSVGGDVLRIEAIRIQGKGGMQITGQLGDVMKESAQIAFSVVKVLIDNKKLKVPMNIVPKFDDDKRKLEPSDVYRRFDLHLHVPEGATPKDGPSAGITMVTAIASILTDIKVRHDVAMTGEITLSGKVLPIGGLKEKLIAAHKAGIKTALIPRKNYDRDLDDIPQEVKKDMKIIAVDTIDEVLKNALVK from the coding sequence TTGCAAATAAATGAAAACAAAATTTTACCTACCGAGATCCCGATAATCGTCGAAGACGAGCTATTTTTGTATCCTTTTATGATAACGCCGCTTTTTTTGAGCGATGAGGAAAATTTACACGCGCTTGACCTTGCCGTGCAGCGAGAGACCTCGGTCTTGGTCGTGCCCTCAAAACCGCAACAAGACGGTGCACGCGACTTTAACAGCATATATGACGCCGGTGTCATCGGCACGATAATGCGCCGAGTGCCGCTACCAGACGGACGAGTAAAAATTTTATTTCAGGGCATCGACAAGGGTCGCATTGTAAAGCAAACCGGCGTAAATCCTCTGCGCGGAGTCGTCGACATGCTACATGTGAAGCGACCTTCGCAGGTAAAGACGGACGCGCTCATCGTGGTTTTACGCGAGAAGGTCAGGGAGCTGGCGCAGTTTAGCCATTTTTTCCCGCCCGATCTTTTAAAGACTATCGAGGAAAGTGCCGAAGCGACTCGTGTGTGCGATCTCGTATCAAGCGCCTTGCGCTTAAAAAAACAGATAGCTTATAGCTTTTTTATAGAGGAGAATTTAGAGCAACGCCTCTTAAAGCTCATCGACTACGTGATCGAGGAGATCGAAGCCAATAAGCTGCAAAAAGAGATAAAAAACAAGGTTCATTCAAAGATAGATAAGACCAATAAAGAGTATTTTTTAAAAGAGCAGCTAAAGCAAATTCAAGCCGAACTTGGCGGTGATAGTAGCCGCGAGGAGGAGATAGAGGAGTATCGCAAAAAGCTCGAGGCTAAGAAAAAATTTATGGGTGAGGATGCCTATAAGGAGATAAAAAAACAAATCGATAAGCTAAGCAGGATGCACCCTGACTCGGCTGATGCGAATACCATCCAAGGCTATCTCGACTGGGTTGTCGAGGTGCCGTTTGAAAACGTAGCCAAGAAAAAGTCATCTATCGCCGAAGTCTCAAAGCATCTAAACGCCGATCATTATAGCCTAGAAAAGCCAAAGGAGCGTATAGAGGAGTATTTTGCGCTTCGTGAGCTACTTGAGCTTAGGGGCATCAGTGAAAAGATAAACAACGGAGCGATCTTATGCTTTGCGGGGCCTCCGGGAGTCGGTAAAACGAGCCTTGCAAATTCTATCGCTAAAGCGTTAAAGCGCGAGCTGGTGCGTATAGCCTTGGGCGGACTTGAAGATGTGAACGAGCTTCGCGGTCATAGGCGCACCTACATCGGAGCGATGCCAGGACGCATAGTGCAGGGACTCATCGAAGCCAAGCAGATGAATCCTGTCGTCGTGCTAGATGAGATAGACAAGGTCGGTAGGAGCTACCGAGGCGATCCGACTGCCGTTTTGCTCGAGATATTAGACCCTGAGCAAAATAATAAATTCAGAGATTATTATCTAAATTTCAATATCGATCTTAGCAAGGTGATATTCATAGCCACCGCAAACGACGTGAGTACCATACCGGCTGCACTTCGCGATAGGATGGAATTTATCCAGCTAAGCTCATATACGCCGCAGGAGAAATTCGAGATAGCTAAAAAATATCTCGTGCCCCAAGAACTCAAAAAGCACGGGCTAAGGCTAAGCGACGTTAGTATAAATAAAGATGCGCTCGAGCTCATCATAAGCGACTACACACGCGAAAGCGGAGTGCGAAATTTACGCCGTAGGATAGCTGACATCTTGCGAAAAGTCGCCAAAAATATCCTGACTAAAAAAAGTGAAAGCAAGGTCGTGATCACGGCTAAAAATTTAAAAGAATTTTTAGAAAAGAAAGTCTATGAGATAGAGCCGGCCGATAAGAAAGATCAGATAGGGCAGGTAAATGGCCTGGCATGGACTAGCGTAGGCGGTGATGTGCTGAGGATCGAAGCCATACGCATACAAGGCAAAGGCGGCATGCAGATCACGGGGCAGCTGGGCGATGTGATGAAGGAGAGTGCTCAGATCGCATTTAGCGTGGTCAAGGTGCTGATAGATAATAAAAAGCTCAAAGTGCCGATGAACATCGTGCCAAAATTTGACGATGATAAAAGAAAGCTCGAACCTAGCGACGTTTATCGTAGGTTTGATCTGCATCTTCACGTGCCGGAGGGCGCTACGCCAAAGGATGGACCAAGTGCTGGTATAACGATGGTGACGGCGATCGCGTCGATATTAACAGACATCAAGGTCAGGCATGACGTGGCAATGACCGGCGAGATCACTTTAAGCGGAAAGGTGCTACCGATAGGCGGACTAAAAGAAAAGCTCATAGCAGCGCATAAAGCAGGCATAAAAACCGCTCTCATACCGCGCAAAAACTACGACCGCGATCTTGACGACATACCTCAAGAGGTAAAAAAAGATATGAAAATAATCGCAGTCGATACGATAGACGAAGTACTCAAAAACGCACTTGTAAAATAA
- the rpsR gene encoding 30S ribosomal protein S18 — protein MAEKRKYSRKYCKYTEAKIDFIDYKDTSLLKYCLSERFKIMPRRLTGTSKKYQEMVEKAIKRARHAAIIPYIVDRKDVVTNPFEGI, from the coding sequence ATGGCAGAAAAAAGAAAATATTCACGCAAATACTGCAAATACACAGAGGCAAAGATAGATTTTATCGATTACAAAGATACTTCGCTTTTGAAGTACTGCTTGTCAGAGAGATTTAAGATCATGCCAAGACGCCTAACCGGCACATCTAAAAAATACCAAGAAATGGTAGAAAAAGCGATCAAAAGAGCACGCCACGCAGCGATAATACCTTACATAGTCGATCGCAAAGACGTAGTTACAAACCCTTTTGAAGGGATATGA
- a CDS encoding single-stranded DNA-binding protein, which translates to MFNRVVLVGNLTRDIELRYTTSGSAIGNSGIAVTRKFSVNGEKREETCFIDITFFGKQAEIANQYLNKGSKLLVEGRLKFDQWTDNNGQNRSKHSISVENMEMLGGGNSQQGGYNQNNQGGGYSQGGYNQSSYNNSGYNAQSGGYNQNSQQRPQNQQSAKKTEEYYDDKVPDINVDADKYESDDTIPF; encoded by the coding sequence ATGTTCAATAGAGTAGTTTTAGTCGGAAATTTAACCAGAGATATCGAGCTTAGATACACTACTAGCGGCTCGGCTATCGGCAACTCAGGTATCGCCGTCACACGTAAATTTAGCGTTAATGGCGAGAAACGCGAAGAGACTTGCTTTATTGACATCACTTTTTTTGGAAAGCAAGCTGAGATAGCAAACCAGTACCTAAACAAAGGCTCGAAGCTGCTCGTCGAAGGTAGATTGAAATTTGATCAATGGACCGACAACAACGGACAAAATCGTAGCAAACACTCCATAAGCGTAGAAAATATGGAGATGCTAGGTGGCGGCAACTCTCAGCAAGGTGGATATAATCAAAATAATCAAGGTGGCGGATATTCGCAAGGCGGATACAATCAATCAAGCTACAATAATAGCGGCTATAACGCGCAAAGCGGCGGCTATAATCAAAATTCCCAACAGCGACCGCAAAACCAGCAATCCGCTAAAAAAACCGAAGAATATTATGATGACAAAGTCCCTGATATCAATGTCGACGCCGACAAATACGAGAGCGACGACACAATACCGTTTTAA
- the rpsF gene encoding 30S ribosomal protein S6 codes for MKHYELLFILKPTLTEEEVKAKVDFVKEVITKNGGEIATVVEMGTRKLAYTIKKYERGTYFVIYYKAPPALLAELTRNIRITEDIIRFLSVKYENKREIAAWERLCKGIKQTIKKEPREPREPRAPREPKAEKIEEQTFSEE; via the coding sequence ATGAAACATTACGAGCTTTTATTCATTCTTAAGCCTACATTGACTGAAGAAGAAGTTAAAGCGAAAGTCGACTTCGTGAAAGAAGTTATCACCAAAAATGGCGGCGAGATCGCGACTGTCGTAGAGATGGGCACAAGAAAACTTGCATATACCATCAAAAAATACGAGCGCGGAACGTATTTCGTCATTTACTACAAAGCGCCACCTGCACTTTTGGCAGAGCTTACTAGAAACATAAGGATCACTGAAGATATCATTAGATTCTTAAGTGTCAAGTACGAGAATAAAAGAGAGATCGCAGCGTGGGAGAGACTTTGCAAGGGCATCAAGCAAACTATCAAAAAAGAACCTCGCGAGCCTAGAGAGCCGAGAGCTCCACGTGAGCCCAAGGCGGAAAAGATAGAAGAGCAAACCTTCTCGGAAGAATAA
- the holA gene encoding DNA polymerase III subunit delta, with protein sequence MYRKELENILANGNVRNYFLLFGADEYQIELYGKEILNLYCASDANVLSVYFDEYDFARTKAHISEPSLFGGKNVLHIKSDKRIPGKELKELVAACQKDANNCFLFEFYEADMKLALEVQKIFEPNFARFFKPSNPDEAVMLLSRQAGKIALNITKNALYELYFIHNENLYLAASELNKLVSLDMHIEQDDVRRLVFGLGAVNFDDFFNKFISLKDIRGDFFAYEQDPSFNEILLLNSLYKAFFRLFKLHLYIKINGKFDVKDAIGYAPPPNIANMLKTQSLSLNLKAYRQIFTALNLAELELKTNPKIDKNSFILAAILNLQNLISTANIK encoded by the coding sequence ATGTATAGAAAAGAGCTAGAAAATATCCTTGCAAACGGCAATGTGAGAAATTATTTTTTACTCTTTGGTGCGGATGAATACCAGATCGAGCTTTACGGCAAGGAAATTTTAAATTTATATTGTGCTAGCGACGCAAACGTGCTAAGCGTCTATTTTGACGAGTATGACTTTGCCAGGACCAAAGCTCACATCAGTGAGCCGTCGCTCTTTGGCGGCAAAAACGTGCTTCACATAAAAAGCGATAAAAGGATACCCGGCAAAGAGCTAAAAGAGCTCGTAGCGGCATGTCAAAAAGACGCAAATAACTGCTTTTTGTTTGAATTTTACGAAGCGGACATGAAGCTCGCACTCGAGGTGCAAAAAATTTTCGAGCCAAATTTCGCGAGATTTTTTAAGCCCTCAAACCCTGACGAAGCTGTGATGCTACTAAGCAGACAAGCCGGCAAGATCGCTCTAAACATCACGAAAAACGCACTTTACGAGCTATATTTCATACATAATGAAAATTTATATCTTGCCGCAAGCGAGCTAAACAAGCTTGTAAGCTTAGACATGCATATCGAACAAGACGATGTCAGGAGGCTGGTTTTCGGGCTTGGAGCCGTGAATTTCGACGATTTTTTCAACAAATTTATAAGCCTTAAGGATATAAGGGGGGATTTTTTCGCATATGAGCAAGATCCCAGCTTTAATGAAATTTTACTTCTGAATTCGCTTTATAAAGCGTTTTTTAGGCTATTCAAGCTTCATTTATATATCAAGATCAACGGGAAATTCGACGTAAAAGACGCTATCGGCTATGCGCCTCCGCCAAATATCGCAAATATGCTAAAAACGCAAAGTTTGTCTTTAAATTTAAAGGCTTACAGGCAAATTTTTACCGCTTTAAATTTAGCCGAGCTAGAGCTAAAAACAAACCCTAAAATAGACAAAAATTCGTTTATCTTGGCCGCTATTTTAAACTTGCAGAATTTAATATCAACAGCAAACATTAAGTAA